A genomic stretch from Mycobacterium malmoense includes:
- a CDS encoding TVP38/TMEM64 family protein — MVDSDGSPPTSRRRHVVRLAVFACFLLVLFYLVAVAQVIDVEEVRRTVSATGPAAPLAYVVVSAVLGALFVPGPILAAGSGLLFGPLFGIFVTLGATVGTAIVASFIGRRAGRDSARALLGTTRAKRIDALIERRGLWAVVGQRFVPGISDALASYAFGAFGVPLWQMAIGAFIGSVPRAFVYTALGASIGNRSSLLAYAAIAVWCVTAIVGAFAARRGYRKWRGHAGRGGDGDVPDSHHQTNAR, encoded by the coding sequence ATGGTCGACAGCGACGGTTCTCCACCAACATCCCGACGGCGCCACGTCGTGCGGCTCGCCGTGTTCGCCTGCTTCCTGCTCGTGCTGTTCTACCTGGTAGCCGTCGCCCAAGTCATCGATGTCGAGGAGGTGCGGCGAACAGTCTCGGCGACGGGACCGGCGGCGCCGCTGGCCTACGTCGTGGTGTCGGCCGTCCTCGGCGCGTTGTTCGTGCCGGGCCCGATCCTGGCCGCGGGCAGCGGGCTGCTGTTCGGTCCGTTATTCGGCATCTTCGTGACGCTGGGTGCGACGGTGGGCACCGCGATCGTCGCGAGCTTCATCGGCCGTCGGGCCGGCCGGGACAGCGCGCGGGCTCTGCTCGGGACGACACGCGCGAAGCGCATCGACGCACTGATCGAACGACGCGGACTGTGGGCGGTTGTGGGTCAGCGCTTCGTCCCGGGCATATCGGACGCGCTGGCATCTTATGCATTCGGCGCCTTCGGAGTTCCGTTGTGGCAGATGGCCATTGGTGCGTTCATCGGTTCGGTGCCGCGGGCGTTCGTCTATACCGCGCTGGGCGCTTCGATCGGGAATCGGTCATCGCTGTTGGCGTACGCGGCGATCGCGGTGTGGTGCGTCACCGCCATCGTCGGTGCGTTCGCCGCGCGGCGTGGATACCGGAAATGGCGCGGGCATGCAGGCCGTGGCGGGGACGGCGACGTCCCGGATTCACATCACCAAACCAACGCGCGCTGA
- the mntA gene encoding type VII toxin-antitoxin system MntA family adenylyltransferase antitoxin codes for MDEYDRRIAEAIQVLQRHGAVFAYLHGSRAAGRAGPDSDIDIAAYFDGKPPESFEVLLPSGIDLVVLNRAPLELAGRVALHGKLLFERDAAVRVVWEATTRKIYFDELPRMNRAHREFAEAVLRRGR; via the coding sequence GTGGACGAATATGACCGTCGCATCGCGGAAGCAATTCAGGTGCTGCAGCGTCACGGCGCGGTATTTGCCTACCTGCACGGCAGCCGGGCCGCTGGTAGGGCCGGTCCCGATTCCGATATCGACATTGCGGCCTATTTTGACGGAAAGCCCCCGGAGTCATTCGAGGTTCTCCTGCCTTCCGGCATCGACCTTGTGGTGTTGAATCGGGCTCCGCTGGAACTCGCGGGGCGTGTGGCGCTGCACGGCAAACTTCTCTTCGAGCGCGACGCCGCCGTTCGTGTGGTGTGGGAGGCGACGACACGCAAGATCTATTTCGACGAGCTGCCACGCATGAATCGCGCTCATCGGGAATTCGCCGAAGCGGTGTTGCGCCGTGGTCGATGA